A single Pangasianodon hypophthalmus isolate fPanHyp1 chromosome 27, fPanHyp1.pri, whole genome shotgun sequence DNA region contains:
- the cwc15 gene encoding protein CWC15 homolog: MTTAARPTFEPARGGRGKGEGDLSALSKQYSSRDLPGHTKIKYRQPTQDAPEEVRARDFRRELEERERAAVKTRERGAREHTSSSSSSSSSSKRPRLDQIPAANLDADDPLTDDDEDSDSASDSDDDTAALLAELEKIKKERAEEQERKEREQKAEEERIRMENILSGNPLLNLAGQQTHTQNTFTVKRRWDDDVVFKNCAKGVDESRKEKRFINDTLRSEFHKKFMEKYVK, translated from the exons ATGACGACAGCAGCGCGGCCCACGTTCGAGCCCGCTCGCGGTGGGCGGGGCAAAGGAGAGGGCGACCTGAGCGCGCTCTCGAAACAGTACTCGAGCAGAGACCTGCCGGGACACACCAAGATCaaatacag gcaGCCCACCCAGGACGCCCCTGAGGAAGTGCGCGCTCGTGATTTCAGGCGTGagctggaggagagagagagagcagccgtcaagaccagagagagaggagcgagag AACAcacctcctcttcttcctcctcctcttcctcgtcTAAGCGCCCTCGCCTCGATCAGATTCCCGCCGCAAACCTCGACGCAGACGACCCTCTCACTGAC gatgatGAGGACTCTGACTCCGCCTCTGACAGTGATGACGACACCGCCGCCCTGCTGGCCGAACTCGAGAAGATCAAGAAGGAGAGAGCAGAAGAGCAGGAGAGGAag gagcgGGAGCAGAAGGCAGAGGAGGAGAGGATCCGGATGGAGAACATTCTGAGTGGGAATCCACTGCTCAACCTCGCTgggcaacaaacacacacacagaacacctTCACTGTCAAACGCAg gtgggACGATGACGTGGTCTTTAAAAACTGTGCTAAAGGTGTGGACGAGTCTCGGAAGGAGAAGCGTTTCATTAACGACACGCTACGCTCCGAATTCCACAAAAAGTTTATGGAGAAATACGTCAAATAA